GCTGAAACAGTTATCTGGTGTAGTTTGATATTTTGTGTGCCATGTAGTGTGCTATTTAGTTCCATTTTATTTGAGAGAAGGCAAATCAAACCAGGACATTTTAGATTGATAAATAGCTCTGCAGGTAAaagtaataatatgtattttggCACCATTTTGACATGCATGCATCTAAAGTCATGTAAACACAGCATCAGTATTtgtagaattttttttttaaaaagaaatgatTGTCtatagcagtgcttctcaaaatgtggtccgcggaccactggtggtccgtgagcgccccctagtggtccgtgagtatattggtaaaatttcacattttaaataaataaatgtatttaagtttttcgcactctcgcgggaatatctccgcaatggaacgagcttaagtttctctttcgattgcatgatatagcccagataagcaccttcatcacacatgttgccacttgtttgtacaattttcaggcgatttgtaaaaaacgatgtgtttttcgatatttgtggagttaggtggtccgcgagtgtttttttattggttaagtggtccttggtatgaaaaagtttgagacaCACTGGTCTATAGCCTATGTATATTTTCACTTTTGACCTGACACCTGCTTCTCTGTTTCCTTTCTTCAAGCTGCTTTCTTCTCTGGAGCAGGGCCCTCTCAACTTTTACCTGGTGTCTGTCAACATCTCAGGATGTTCAGCTACTCAACCTTATAAGAGCCTCTTTTCTCCACCCCAACCATCTACACCCCACCCTTTTCCTGTGTGATGTTGTTGCACAAACTGTGAAAGTGAAACATAGCCGATTATATATGAGAAAAAAAATACAAGCGTGTGATTATGTAGATGTTCTTATCTTTTGTCTAAACAAAATCACTCAAAACCCTGACAAAAAAAAGTCCACAAAAGTGAGTGAAAGAAAGTGAAGGCATATGTGTTTGAATTTCTTTCTGGTGTTGAGTTGAATGCTGGATGTGCTTTGGTGTCCTAAGCCCCTCCCACCACCCCATATGTGTCCCAGCCTCATTATAAAGGGGGAGGAGCTCTTCTTTGTCCCCCTCTGATTGGATGAGAGTGACGAACAAAGCCCCGATAGATTTTTCGGAGAAACATGTTGTGTGTTGTTTACAGAAAATTCCTCGCTGATGTACATAGATCTCTCTGGCGAGGATTACGTCTCTATTCTGTACGTCTGTTGAAGAGAAATATAAATGTGATTCTGACATGAAATTGTAAGTCGTGTGAGTAACCTTATATTTCCTGTCATCTTTTGAAAGTATTTGGAAACAAATACCTCTATATGATtactatactgtatattaaGACAACTTATATGGGCTTCTGAATCATACCAGACCAAGTGATCCTTTCTGTGGGTTTCGTTTTTTTTACTCGTGGCTTATTTTtctatgtttatttatttgtcttcTTGTCTAATGTTATTTATATGATCTGTTTCTGTTAGAATAATTCTCCATAGTGCTTATACATACAACATATTGTTCTGGCATTACTATTAATGAACATATCTTACAATTTACTTCCAGAGAAAATGCTTTAGTACTTCGTCACAGACTCAAATAACTACAATCTGTCCTGCGGTTTGACACTACCTATCTGGATATATCTGTTGCCGGTGCTTTCATTATAACTATGACCAGGTCAGTATGATTATTGTTGTATTTAATGTAAGATGATCCAATGCCATACCCAACTCTGGAACCGTGAGGATTTTCTTTCGAATCAAAGTTCTGTTTACAGTCATTGTTTCTCACCAAATTGGTTTTTGGACCTAACAGATGTGATGAATGAACAAACTTACACCTGACGTGTTTGAAAACGGCATTCAAAAATGTCACAATCTTCTAGAATCTGCAAAAATTGGACTGAACATTATTAACGTCCAAGTTGTTTTATTCAATCACTTCTGACCGTTGGCCCATTTTCAATTAAAACAGTTGATAGTGTTAGTCACAACACAAGCGTGATGCGGAAATCCACAGATCTGTTTAGCATTAGCATTTAGCCATTAGCATCATAAAACAAGCCCCTCTTTCCTTTTCCCCTCTTACAATGTAGTTGATATGGACAGCTGTAAACCAGTCCGATGTAATGCTTACTCTGTGTGTTGTCTTTTCAGTGGACGAATAAGCAATTGGTTGTGAGCATCTGATATGATTCAGAGAAAATAACGGAAGATTATTAACATTTTTCATGAAATTGTATTTTTGTTCAgttgtacatttattttatttactatgGCCCACCCCAGTGCATGTAAGCcttttgaggtgcaataaattCAATGATGGATTGAACTGCCCAtgaagtatttatttattccatATAATGTAAAATAGAGAAAGGTCAGATTAAAGGACTATTTCATGAATATACATCCCACCACATCAACATTACCAGATTAGTAAAGTGGCTAAAAGCCGGGGGAAATACAGTGGGGTGATTCCTTTGGGTTCATCACTGTGTGCGACAGTTTTCCCATTCCACAAAAATATTAATCTGATTTTTCGTATTGAGGAtcatcacaaacacacacacacaagtagtAATCTTGATTTAATGGTTGGTAGTCATTAATCCGCATCATTAATATCAGATGTTTGGTATTCAAAAGGATACGAATAATTTGTGGACAGAAACaacaaaaaagtaaaaaacatcACATCCCAGATTTCATTTGTAATCTTATTAACCAATAGAATTAGAGAAATATCAACAGCTCAAGTATATCATTACATGGTTCATTCCCATCTTAACAAAACCCACATATGTAGCCTCACATAAAATACATAGTAACTGCACTAGGCTATCAAAATATATTCTGATAAATCCCCACCACCGCCCCCCCAATAGAGTTTACAGTTTCATAAATTAGCACCACGTTTTCTGGATAAGCACCGGTATAATTATGTGCACAACAATGAAACCCCATTTCACTGTGTTGCGAGAACAGAGAAAAGATGGTGTGATTCACTAATCAGATAAGAAATCTATCCAGGATCCATAATGACCCTTTCTCTATTTAGACAGACAAAcaatctttttctttctttctttttttttttaaaggtagtTGTAAAAAAACAAAGTTCTAGATCTACAAAATGCAAAACACCAGTTTGTTCAATtaaaatgtttataaaaaatgttATCTTTATATAGTTCATTTGCGAAACAAAAGTTACATTAATTTCTTCTGGGTCTTTTGTCAAAGCCAATGCACGCGCTCTTCTTTACAGTGGTGGAGAACACTTGGAAATATTCTCCATAAAAAGCCTAGTTTGAATAGATTAAATGTACCAGGGTCAATACACAACCTTTACAACATTGTATCCAAAAAGGTCAAATCCTAGAACAAAACAATCCAAATAGAAGAGCAAAACAGCAAAATACAcataatacatatttttttctcCATTTTCTTAGCAAATAAATTAGAAAAGCTAACCAGCCACAGTTCTCTTGACGAAGACACATTCCTGTTGTTGTCAACACTGAGTCTTTATGGCTGAATGTgggttgtgtgtgtgatctTAGATCTATGTAACAGGAGTCACTGGGAGGCACAGGAGGTAAAAGGGAGGCAGGATTGGGAGAGGCAGTCGTCTGAGCCCCTGGTTGGAGAGTGGGGAGCCTTTAGTATAGAGGTGAAATGGGAGAGGGTTGGTGGTCCAAGGGGGATCCTGTGTTTTTCTAAGCTACCTTGCACAGACTTGAGTCCCCATGGATCCAGTAGCAGATCTGGGCATATTTGAGGGGTGTTATCCTGACCGCCACGTTGTAATCCTGCTGCATCCCGTTCCCGTTAACATCGACCCACTGGTGCCCAGAGAAAACCCCGATGATCTTCCTCGTCCACTTCTTCTTGCCTGGCTCTTTGAGACGGATGTAGATTCCGGAGCCACTGGAGCCCGGTTTGGCATCGCAGTATTGGTACAACAAATCCTTTGACTCATCAGAGACGGAGCAGAATCGGTACACCAGGTTTCCAGGACGGTCATCATCGAAGCCAGAGAAGTGGATCCTCCCAGCAGGAAGCTTCTTCACAGAGGGTATAACTCCCAGATCCATGTACTTGACTTTAGGTGCTTTCTTCAGCTCCAAAACAGCATAGTCATAATCTGCAGTCAGTCCTTCAGACACACCTTTGAACCAGCCCTTAGGCACCTGGGTCTTCTTGACCCCCGTCCACCTGAAGGAAGGTTTCCCCGATTCTGCACTTCGTCGACTGCGGCTCTTTCTTCCTTTCCCTTTTCCTTTACGGTCTTCTTTACCATCGTCTCCTTCCTTCTCTTGCGCTTCCTCTTCATCTTTGTCTCCCTTTCTCCTTTTGCCCTTTCCCCGCCctcctctacctttgcctccctTCCCTCGTCTGGACTTCTCCTTTAGAATACCGACTCGCAGCTTCTGCACCCCATCTAGATAGTCCTTCCCGTCATGGATGCAGTGGGCAGCAGTCAGAACATGTTTAGGCGACACAAGAACCCCAGAACATCCTGTGGAGATCTTCACAGAGGTGGAGAAGGGATATTTGGTGGAGAACTGCTTATCAGAGATGGTGAAGCGGGTATCAGTGCCGTACACCTCGCGTTTTTGCCGGGACCTAGATGAGATGTTTTGGGACAAGGAAGCAACCTCATTCAGGCCCTGCACAGAAACTGAGGTAAACGTGCGCGTACCATTCTCATAGACCGTCTCGTAGGACAGGAACTGCTCCAGGTCATCCAGAGAGGAGGCAGGAAGGCGACGCTGACACTCGATCCCACAGGTCCCACTCAGCTGCGCCTGAGGACGCGCTGAAAAGTGTGGACTGCTTAGAGGGACAGTGTGTCTTTGCCTTACCAGAGGCACCTTCCACTGTGGCCAGGTATACTCGTCGTCAACTGCATTCTCCTCAGCAGCTACAGCCAGTACCACAGCCAGCACCGTCACTGGGAGCAGCACACACAGGGGAATGGGGCCCATTGTTAAGTTGGGGCGGGCTCTAAAAAaatgaagagaaaagaaaaagacataaGGACACTTTGTAGAAGAAGTTGAAAGAAACAAGATTCATAGCTGTTGTGTAACTTGGAATAGCAACGTCAGTTGGTCAACCACTTGGGTCGTAAAAAATGTGTCTCAATTAATTGTCCAGACATATTTATGTGTTGTAAAGACAATGAATCTTTCCTACATTTAAATGGTACCCTGATTTTTCGTCTTGCACCTACATGAGaatcacatttttattttttagtgagacgtCTTGCTACCTATTGGATTGACTGCCTTTACATTCAGCAGAGATACAGTATTCATGGTGCTCAGAGGATGAATCTTACTGACTTAAGTGAAGCCTTAACTTCTCATCTATCGTAACAAAGAGGTCAACATGTTCACTTATCATGCTAAATAGATCCATATGTACCAGATGGAATACCATTTCATTTGGTACAGACATTCATTACTGCCAGAAGATGAACCCTAATAGTCCTATGACATTTCCTCAAGCCCCACTATGAGGTTGACACTCGTGTTTTTTGACTGGAATTTCTCGATAACCATTAGATACTCAGATTTGTAAACACTGGTACAAACATTCATGTGCCCCTCTGGATAAATCGTAATCAGTTTAGTGATGACATGACTTTTTCCTCTGGTGCTGTCATCAGAGTCTTAACCTTGATGATGTAATCCAAGCAATAACATGACAATTGGAACAAAACAGCATATAATCACCCCGCCTTTTAAAGGCCatctctactgatcataattccattgttgaggtccctaaccctaaccctaaccctaaccctaaccagaatagatttacattgttcaatgttccaaaattggtttctcatacagcatctctgtatagtatgtgtattcactctgtcctaaaccccccccccccccgcctccctatgagcccactgtgctctgattggtcagctcgcccactctgctctgatgagtccaccaccgttacagcggaacaccagtgattatgtgttaccatggcgttagcaaccagaaaatgacaccagtaatgacaaacagatgagaatgctgcgtggggtctgggtgccgtgttggcgggacgttgcggggctcgctgctccgccctttgaggctcgaggagcggacaatgtgagctggattactggtgtcgtttcctggttgctgcgtggggtctgcgagacagcgagacaccgtggaactcagcctgagcacacacacacacacagccgcggctgagaaaagataaggctgagtgagtgtgtgtgtgaggagctccgcggattggtcactACTGTATgaccgttacgtcactatactcaggaagaaaataatggagaaagagaaatctccaacgaggcgttctggggcagcatagacaggtattttctgtgttagagttttactcgctacagggtgtactttgagggtttgtgactttgcagaccttCAATTTAGTCTCTATGTAAGTTTAGAGGTCTGCTTGTTAAAGCTGTTTCCCTCTGTTCCGGAGAACACTAGGGTATCAGTATAGCAACCACCTATCTGCAACATTGCAAAAGGTTTTTCATTCAGTTTGTGATACTTGCTGAAGTAATAATTACCTCTGCTTAGTAAGTgagatgacaaacagatgatctCGTTTGGAATCTTAAATACGATTTACAAAAACCCAACATGTGGACTTGAATTGAGAAGGTTTTGTATCCTATGTCCAGGTCTACAATCCAGGTCCTTGATGCATGTATGGCCACATGGAGGCAGCCTAGTCCAACATATTAGAGACACCTACATGGTCCAGAGCTCTAGACTATCATTAGGGCGTCTCAATACAGTCCGGTTTTTAAGAGCGTTCCTCAAAGTACTCAAGTTTGcagaaaagaaaaatggccattATAGCACTCtgttaaatatataaaacatttcTCTAGAGTTGATACATTAGCTTTGTGGTTGAGAGGAGATTTATTTCCTCTGAGTCTTGCTCTGCGGGTAGAGGGAAGGAGAGGATGAACCCTGATCCTCTGAACGAGCTGAGACAGTGGCTTGGAGGTTCGCCACAATGGTTAACCTTCCCCCTTCAGTAATGACCATATCTGGTTTCCTTAGCTACACTCCATTCCTTGTCATGCGtacaaacaacattaaacatataGATGTGGGCTGCGGACAGCCTACTGGTTCATGTTTCTACTGTATGCGTGTGAAGTTGCCAATAATCCTGATACACTGTGTAAAGAAAATTCTGATTTGGCCAAGTTTGGATAGATGCAGCAGACCATCACGACAGCTTCATTTCGTCAGCATGGCTGTGGTGATGAAGTCACGCGGGCCATTCCAAACTCAAGGAGAGAAAATCATTTGGATGCCAATCATTGAGGAGCATTGCGGCAGGACTGCAAACCCAACAGTTCATTTCCTACAGAAGTCCAGAGTGAAAACCCACAGTGATCGCATACATTCTGGCTGTGTGAGGGGCTTCAATGGTGTGTGACAGACATGTTGACATTGTGGGAGTCCAGATGGAGGACAAACCATCGGGGGGGCATCTTATATTGGCTTGAAAGTCCACAGACACACATTTTCTTTCAATTAGTTGTTATTGCAGTGTGGACACAAGACTGTGCTGGGTTTGGCAAAGCTCCAAAAGACTTAATTGACAGGAAGAATGTACAGCATCATATCAATGCATCAGAGAAACTGCTCAAATCCAGTTTTCTTTGTTGAAAATACCAATAATAACCTCTTCTTTTTAGGTTGAAAGAAAATGCATTGCCATCCAACTGCAAGGAGACTATTTGTCTTAAGTTTACCACAGTGTCTAATAAAACATACCCAGTGGCCGACATCTAACCAGCCCCAAACAGACGGTCATAAAAAACAAGCCCACAAGAACTGTTAAACCGTGTCAATAAATGAGAATACAAAAATGACCCTCCCACTGCATGACTTAGAGACACGAAAAGCCTGCAATTATTCAGCAAAGAGGGGAAACTGATGTGCTGCCATGATGAGTCTTGGTCACAGAAGGCGCTCATTTGAACAATTTTCCACTGCAGTCAGCTGAAAGAGGAAGCTGTGCCCCCCTGGGGGAGTCACAGGAAGAGCCAGAGGCCCCCATAAGGCAAAGTGACCAAAGGATGGCGCTGTGGAGCAAATGTCCGTCTCCAACTCTGTAAGCTTGGTTAATCGTCTAGTTTAATAAAAAAGGATTgtttcattcatttcaacttttttttttcaccaCGTCTACATCTCAAGCATAGAGTTTCAATTCAGTGTAACAAGCACGAAACCTGACACTTTAAGTAACATGAAGAAAATACTTTTAGATGCAATTCTAAATATTTGACACAAGATCTGAGGTAAGTCTTTCCTTattcaaatcaatgactggatgtgtcagaactttctccaattaaacaaagataaaactgaggtaatggtttttggagccaaggcagaacgtataaaagttagcgctgagcttcagtgtgcaatgttcaaaacaacagatagagccagaaatctaggtgtagtcatggactctgacctgagtttcaacagtcacattaaaacagttactaaatcagcctactatcacctaaagaacatatctaggattaaaagactaatgtcacagcaggatttggaaaaacttgtcaatgcctttatcttcagtagactggactactgcaatggtgtcttcacaggtctcactaaaaaatctattagaaagctgcagctgattcagaacgccgctgctcgagtcctcactaacactaagaaagtggatcacatcactccagttctgaagtctttacactggcttcctgtgtgtcaaagaatagatttcaaaatactgctgctggtttataaagcactgaatggtttaggcccaaaatacatttctgacctcctgctaaattatgaaccatccagatctctcaggtcttcagggactggtcagctttctgtccccagagtcagaactaaacatggagaagcagcgttcagttactatgctccaaatatctggaacaaactcccagaaacctgcaggtccgctgcaactcttactacttttaaatccaggctgaagacttttctttttgtcgctgcttttaattgaaactgagctgttgtgttcatcagtaaagtggaacttctgtgtgaactattcatatcttaaactgcactgtaactttttattcatgtactttttattcatgtattttttcttttaacatttcttttattatcttttactgtttttaaatgcctttgtctgaatgtctttcatttttgtaaagcaccttgaattgccttgtgttgaaaggtgctatataaataaacttgccttgccttgccttattccCAAATATCACAGTTTTCTTTGTAAAGCAAATTAATAGCCCATtaagttatatatatatttaatgaaatgtaaaaaaaaaagcaacaaCTGTAATGCCATATGTTACAGCATCGCGACTGCAAGTGGAAAGAAGTGGGACAATGTGTTTAGATTAGAACATTATTTAAACAAATAGAAAACTGTTTTATTTCGGATTTACGGATTTTAAAAAGTCTGTTAAAATCAATATAGGCCTATTACTGTTAAATGCCTTACATAAGGAATATTTTTGCACCACTTAGGCTGAAAAATCCGATTAAATGTCTCAGAAAGAAATCATTAAAGTTCACCACAAAAACAGAATAAACAATCCAAACAGAAATAAATCAATAGAAATGAATGACAACATAGAAATATGAAATGGACaataaaaaactaataaataacACAGCTCCTTCCACCATGGTTCAATCAACAGATCTCCATAACTTTGCAAAAGGACAATAGCTTCCTACCTGCTTGCATCCGAGTGATGGACAGGCCAAATCCGCAACGTATTGTTTGTTTTCCCGAGAAATATACAAATATGATCCCACTAGAAGACAAACGGGTGTTACTGCATCCTCCCGGTATCAGCAGGGCGACGATCCCTCCTCCTCATTGCTGCCTCTGAGAGAGAGTCGCGGCCGGGACGCTGCGCACAGGCTGCATTTGAtgctgaggagggaggagggaggaagggaggaggaagagaggagggagggaggcaaatctgaaaagatttttttttttttttacttgtgaCAAAAGCTGTTCCCATATGGGTGGGGCCAGACTAAGCGATTTGGGTAAAGGCTGAATTGGGTGCAGTCAGTGGGAGTGGGGCGGTGTGCGGGTGGGCAGCATGCAGCAGGGTGCATCCCAGCCTGGCAGGAGAAAGAGGGAAAATAAAAATGAAGGAATTAGTTCTCCTGCTTCCTACAATAGAATCTGAGGCCTCTCCATTGTGAGCCATGCAAGCCTCAACATCTGCAGCACTTTTATTCTACAATCTCATGTTCTCAGTCCGGTGAAGTGCAAACACCAGTGGGTGTATGTATCCAACTTAAGTCTGTACTAAATAACATTAATGTGATAACGGTTCATAAAGAAAATATCAATTTCAAGGTGTTTTGGTTACAAGGGGATTGCAATGCTTAACATTGAGAAAATGTTAGCAAGCCTTTTTATTAATAGTAAAAAAGGTGTAGTAAAAGACCACAGGGGCTTAGAACCGTAAACCTAGGGCCAGAGATTTCAAGATGAATCTGATTTGGGCCACATGTACAGGATCAGATTGAGGGAAGAGCATCCAAAGCATCGCTTGTTTCTCTAATCGTTATGGTTTCCTGTCAAATATACTGTACATTTTGAACTGTTGAGGTTTCTAACAATTATTTAGGTCCAACAATCTGAGCAGCCTTCGAGAAAAGTGCCAGAAGACATATTTGCATTTTATGTCCTTTGCTTAAAAAAAACGAATAATAACAATCAAAAATACCTGTCAAATTaaaatgcatatatatatatatttcccaCTGAAGTATACTCAAAGTGTTAAGTAATTGACATTAGCAAAATAGAGACAGTAAAGTGTAAGTGGATCAAAGTGTTATCAAAGTTGAATACATTACTTCATGTGTAACAGGGTGGAATGTAGACGGTGCTCCAGACATAGCTTCATATTGTGGGAGTACAGGcaacatctctgaaaccagcCTATAACATCGACATGTATCAGTGAGTCTCGTCCTCACATCAATCATTTGGTCCATTGAGAGTATATATCATCATTAAATACTTGTCTTACAGAAACCATGGGGCACGTTATCTGAGAAATGTATGACGTGTAATCTGACACCTTGTCAACATGTATCATCTATCTCTCAACTTTGCAAGAGTTGGAGTCATTAAATGTCTTTGTGGCGGGGTGGTCGTTTTTAAAGGCAGAGCCACCCGAATACCAAAATGCCTGACAACGCCACCTGGGGAATTTCGCCCTAGGAGATATTTCATTTACACCTCAGAAATAAGAAGGCTCTACAAGTTTGTGACTGACACAAGACAGAGACGTGGTTCAATTATAATGAAAACGTTTAAcagtttatttcaaaatgtcaatcacatttatttgtttattcttGGTAAAACTTTATATAGAAAATTACTAAAAATCAATGAGGGGAAAAGGGGAGTGGGCAGATGCCAGCCAGGGGGAGGCAGGCTAACAGGGCTGTGTCCCTTATCCACCACCGGTACTCACTTCAAACCAAAACTCACTGCAAATCAAAACTCACTACAAACTGTGTCCCAGTGCTCCTACAGTACAAGCCGTGAAGGGAATCAGACTGTGTGCCTAGCCTCCACCACTAGCTGGCTCCAACTCCACTACAAGGGGCAAAGAAACAACAAATGAGTATACAGCAGAAGAAACAATTATCCAGTTGGTCCAAACGAGCAAACTGTAAAATACACTAAAATCCTAAATATAAGACAGCAAACTAAATTGAAACAAAAACCTAACTCAAGCAAAACCTAACTGTAGCAAAACCTAAAAAAACAGCAGCTGATACCACCTAGTAGGAAAAACACGTTGTACATTAGATTACAATACAGAAGTACATTTAAATCTTTTAACTTGGGTAATTATACATTTACCACTACTCAGTATGATTACTAAATTACTAAGCAGGGCCAGGGGGGAACAACACACATCCCTCCAGGTTAACAGGAACTTCAGGCATCACACTTGGCCAAAGAAACACCAGGTGGACCAGGATACAAGCTGACAGTAGGCTAATAAAAAGGAATGTAATTCAGTGCTAATATAAGATGCACATGAGGAATATTAAGTTGCTGATCAAACATGACAATAGTATCTGACAATTTACCCTTAAGGTGACCATGTGGCAACAGGCAGGCAGCAAACGAACCAAAGGCTGCCATGATGCCACAGGTGACTCAAATACCCCGGAGTTAATTAGGAGTTGGCTCTGGGTGAGGAGTTGACCTATACAGGTATGAGTTCGGGACAGTTACCTGAACCCAGTGTTCCTGCTACATCTTCAAACCAGAGGGTCTAGGTGTGAATGCTCACTGACACCTTGCCCCTCTGATTGGAATACTCTGATCCGCTTGCTGCCTCCTCTATGTAATAGGAAGCACTTTTCTGTTTAGTCTTTGCATTATGTTAGATCAGGAGGAGAAGCCGGGCCTCTGGCCGACAGAGGAGGAATGCCATGCGGAGGAGTTGAAGTCTAGATGAGCCAAGAAAAGACACGGAAAATATGTGTGTaatgagggagagaaagagaggggtggggggggggaagagagtGATGATACACATCTGGCTCAAGAGGGAATGAGGAGTTCAGGATGTCATTGGGTTTGAAAACTGATCTTAATGTAATCACTTCTGTCAGTCACTTTGATTTACAGCAGGAATTACACCGATTCCAACAAACGA
This genomic window from Pseudochaenichthys georgianus chromosome 16, fPseGeo1.2, whole genome shotgun sequence contains:
- the prss35 gene encoding inactive serine protease 35; amino-acid sequence: MGPIPLCVLLPVTVLAVVLAVAAEENAVDDEYTWPQWKVPLVRQRHTVPLSSPHFSARPQAQLSGTCGIECQRRLPASSLDDLEQFLSYETVYENGTRTFTSVSVQGLNEVASLSQNISSRSRQKREVYGTDTRFTISDKQFSTKYPFSTSVKISTGCSGVLVSPKHVLTAAHCIHDGKDYLDGVQKLRVGILKEKSRRGKGGKGRGGRGKGKRRKGDKDEEEAQEKEGDDGKEDRKGKGKGRKSRSRRSAESGKPSFRWTGVKKTQVPKGWFKGVSEGLTADYDYAVLELKKAPKVKYMDLGVIPSVKKLPAGRIHFSGFDDDRPGNLVYRFCSVSDESKDLLYQYCDAKPGSSGSGIYIRLKEPGKKKWTRKIIGVFSGHQWVDVNGNGMQQDYNVAVRITPLKYAQICYWIHGDSSLCKVA